From the genome of Variovorax sp. RA8, one region includes:
- a CDS encoding NAD(P)(+) transhydrogenase (Re/Si-specific) subunit beta translates to MSMNVVTLLYLVASVCFIQSLKGLSHPTTSIRGNIFGMVGMAIAILTTGALIVQLSSGKAQGMAWVLLGLVVGGGYGAYRAKTVEMTQMPELVAFFHSMIGLAAVFIAVAAVVEPWAFGITPPPVAALIGGNTPEGAYLLDGFARYAIPAGNRLELFLGAAIGAITFSGSVIAFGKLSGKYKFRLFQGAPVQFKGQHMLNLVLGLLTIGLGLVYMATESWTAFFLMLLLAFVMGVLIIIPIGGADMPVVVSMLNSYSGWAAAGIGFSLNNAMLIVAGSLVGSSGAILSYIMCKAMNRSFFNVILGGFGGEAAAATGGAKEQRPVKSGSADDAAYMLSNAETVIIVPGYGLAVARAQHAVNELAQKLTEKGVTVKYAIHPVAGRMPGHMNVLLAEAEVPYDQVFEMEDINGEFAQADVAIILGANDVVNPAALTKGTPIYGMPILEAYKAKTVIVNKRSMAAGYAGLDNELFYMDKTMMVFGDAKKVVEDMGKAIE, encoded by the coding sequence ATGTCGATGAACGTCGTCACGCTGCTGTACCTGGTCGCCAGCGTCTGCTTCATCCAGTCCCTCAAGGGCCTGAGCCATCCCACCACCTCGATCCGCGGCAACATCTTCGGCATGGTCGGCATGGCGATCGCCATCCTGACCACCGGGGCGCTGATCGTGCAGCTCTCCAGCGGCAAGGCCCAGGGCATGGCCTGGGTGCTGCTGGGCCTGGTGGTCGGCGGCGGCTACGGCGCCTACCGCGCCAAGACCGTCGAGATGACCCAGATGCCCGAGCTGGTCGCCTTCTTCCACAGCATGATCGGCCTGGCGGCCGTGTTCATCGCGGTGGCGGCCGTGGTCGAGCCCTGGGCCTTCGGCATCACGCCGCCTCCGGTGGCGGCGCTGATCGGCGGCAACACGCCCGAAGGCGCATATCTCCTCGACGGGTTCGCGCGCTACGCCATTCCCGCCGGCAACCGGCTCGAGCTGTTCCTGGGCGCCGCCATCGGGGCCATCACCTTCAGCGGCTCCGTGATCGCCTTCGGCAAGCTCTCAGGCAAGTACAAGTTCCGCCTGTTCCAGGGCGCGCCGGTGCAGTTCAAGGGCCAGCACATGCTCAACCTGGTGCTGGGGCTGCTGACCATCGGGCTCGGGCTGGTGTACATGGCCACCGAGAGCTGGACCGCCTTCTTCCTGATGCTGCTGCTGGCCTTCGTGATGGGCGTGCTGATCATCATCCCGATCGGCGGGGCGGACATGCCGGTCGTGGTGTCGATGCTCAACAGCTACTCGGGCTGGGCGGCCGCGGGCATCGGCTTCAGCCTGAACAATGCGATGCTGATCGTGGCCGGCTCGCTGGTGGGCAGCTCCGGTGCGATCCTGAGCTACATCATGTGCAAGGCGATGAACCGGTCGTTCTTCAACGTGATCCTGGGCGGCTTCGGCGGCGAGGCGGCGGCGGCCACGGGCGGGGCCAAGGAGCAGCGGCCGGTCAAGAGCGGCAGCGCGGACGATGCGGCCTACATGCTCTCCAACGCCGAGACCGTGATCATCGTGCCAGGCTACGGCCTGGCGGTGGCGCGGGCGCAGCACGCGGTCAACGAGCTGGCGCAGAAGCTCACCGAGAAGGGCGTGACCGTGAAGTACGCGATCCACCCGGTGGCCGGGCGCATGCCGGGCCACATGAACGTGCTGCTGGCCGAGGCCGAGGTGCCCTACGACCAGGTGTTCGAGATGGAGGACATCAATGGCGAGTTCGCGCAGGCCGACGTGGCCATCATCCTGGGCGCCAACGACGTGGTGAACCCTGCCGCGCTCACCAAGGGCACGCCGATCTACGGCATGCCGATCCTGGAGGCCTACAAGGCCAAGACGGTGATCGTGAACAAGCGTTCGATGGCCGCGGGTTATGCCGGGCTGGACAACGAACTGTTCTATATGGACAAGACCATGATGGTCTTCGGCGACGCCAAGAAGGTGGTCGAGGACATGGGCAAGGCGATCGAATAA
- a CDS encoding NAD(P) transhydrogenase subunit alpha — MDPVSHTVINLIIFVLAIYVGYHVVWTVTPALHTPLMAVTNAISAIVIVGAMLAAALTSTWLGKGMGVLAVALAAVNVFGGFLVTRRMLEMFRKKDKKAAPAKAEGH, encoded by the coding sequence ATGGACCCCGTCTCCCACACCGTCATTAACCTGATCATCTTCGTGCTGGCCATCTACGTGGGCTACCACGTGGTCTGGACCGTCACGCCTGCGCTGCACACGCCGCTGATGGCGGTGACCAACGCGATTTCCGCCATCGTCATCGTCGGCGCCATGCTGGCGGCCGCGCTCACCAGCACCTGGCTGGGCAAGGGCATGGGCGTGCTGGCGGTCGCGCTGGCCGCAGTCAACGTCTTCGGCGGCTTCCTGGTCACCCGGCGCATGCTGGAGATGTTCAGGAAGAAGGACAAGAAGGCGGCCCCTGCCAAGGCGGAGGGCCACTGA
- a CDS encoding 5'-methylthioadenosine/adenosylhomocysteine nucleosidase, which produces MVAPVAIVAAMQEELGALLSAMPDEQRVRVAGRDFWAGHLQGQPVVAVLSRIGKVAAATTATVLLERFGVRAIVFTGVAGGLAPGVRVGDVVVASRLLQHDLDASPIFPRYEVPLTGHARFATDTAISDALAAVAERLLGDPVALLGQQVVDDFGLHAPRLHRGLVVSGDRFIARAADSAALRHDLPDALACEMEGAAVAQVCHDYRVPFAAVRAISDRADDQAHADFLRFVAAVASRYSLALIEAWLAGLPGPRAT; this is translated from the coding sequence ATGGTGGCGCCGGTCGCGATCGTGGCAGCCATGCAGGAGGAGCTCGGCGCGCTGCTCTCCGCCATGCCGGACGAGCAGCGCGTGCGCGTCGCCGGCCGCGACTTCTGGGCCGGGCATCTGCAGGGCCAGCCGGTGGTCGCGGTGCTGTCGCGCATTGGGAAGGTTGCGGCGGCCACGACCGCCACCGTGCTGCTCGAACGCTTCGGCGTGCGCGCCATCGTCTTCACCGGCGTGGCCGGCGGGCTGGCGCCCGGCGTACGGGTGGGCGACGTGGTGGTGGCGAGCCGCCTGCTGCAGCACGACCTGGACGCATCGCCGATCTTTCCGCGCTACGAGGTGCCGCTGACCGGGCACGCGCGCTTCGCGACCGACACCGCCATCAGCGATGCGCTGGCGGCGGTGGCGGAGCGGCTGCTGGGCGATCCGGTCGCGTTGCTGGGCCAACAGGTGGTCGACGACTTCGGCCTTCACGCGCCGCGCCTGCACCGCGGCCTGGTGGTGAGCGGCGACCGATTCATTGCTCGCGCCGCCGACAGCGCGGCGCTGCGCCATGACCTGCCCGACGCGCTGGCCTGCGAGATGGAAGGCGCCGCCGTGGCGCAGGTCTGCCACGACTATCGCGTCCCCTTCGCCGCGGTGCGAGCCATTTCGGACCGCGCCGACGACCAGGCCCATGCCGACTTCCTGCGCTTTGTCGCCGCAGTCGCGAGCCGCTACAGCCTGGCCCTGATCGAGGCCTGGCTCGCCGGGCTGCCCGGCCCCCGCGCTACTTGA
- a CDS encoding Re/Si-specific NAD(P)(+) transhydrogenase subunit alpha yields the protein MLIGVPAETVPGETRVAVTPETAKKLVAQGHTVRVQSGAGITAAITDAAFQAAGAEITDAAGAFACELVLKVRSPSDGEAALMKPGTVVVGMLNPFDAEGLQRLAAAGLTGFALEAAPRTTRAQSMDVLSSQANIAGYKAVMIAADKYQRFFPMLMTAAGTVKAARVVILGVGVAGLQAIATAKRLGAVIEASDVRPSVKEQVESLGAKFIDVPYETQEEKEAAEGVGGYARPMPQSWLDRQKAEVAKRVAQADVVITTALIPGRPAPVLVTEDMVKAMKPGSVIVDLAAPQGGNCPLTEPGRTVIKHGVTLVGETNLPALVAADASSLYARNVLDFLKLVLPKEGGFKIDLEDDIVAACLMSRDGQVTRK from the coding sequence ATGCTGATAGGCGTGCCGGCCGAAACTGTGCCCGGCGAAACCCGAGTGGCCGTCACTCCGGAGACGGCCAAGAAGCTTGTCGCGCAGGGGCACACCGTGCGCGTGCAGTCCGGCGCCGGCATCACTGCCGCGATCACCGACGCCGCCTTCCAGGCCGCCGGTGCCGAGATCACCGATGCCGCCGGCGCCTTCGCCTGCGAGCTCGTGCTCAAGGTGCGCTCGCCGTCCGACGGCGAGGCCGCGCTCATGAAGCCCGGCACGGTGGTGGTGGGCATGCTCAACCCCTTCGATGCCGAGGGCCTGCAAAGGCTCGCGGCGGCCGGCCTCACCGGTTTCGCGCTGGAAGCGGCCCCGCGCACCACCCGCGCCCAGAGCATGGACGTGCTCTCCTCCCAGGCCAACATCGCCGGCTACAAGGCCGTCATGATCGCGGCCGACAAGTACCAGCGCTTCTTCCCCATGCTGATGACCGCCGCCGGCACCGTGAAGGCTGCGCGCGTGGTCATCCTGGGTGTCGGCGTGGCCGGCCTGCAGGCCATCGCCACCGCCAAGCGCCTGGGCGCCGTCATCGAGGCCTCGGACGTGCGCCCCTCCGTCAAGGAGCAGGTCGAGTCCCTGGGGGCCAAGTTCATCGACGTGCCCTACGAGACGCAGGAAGAGAAGGAAGCCGCCGAAGGCGTCGGCGGCTATGCCCGCCCCATGCCCCAGAGCTGGCTCGATCGCCAGAAGGCCGAGGTCGCCAAGCGCGTGGCCCAGGCCGACGTGGTCATCACCACGGCGCTGATCCCCGGCCGGCCGGCCCCGGTGCTGGTCACCGAGGACATGGTGAAGGCCATGAAGCCCGGCTCCGTCATCGTCGACCTGGCGGCCCCGCAGGGCGGCAACTGCCCGCTGACCGAGCCCGGCCGCACGGTCATCAAGCATGGCGTCACGCTCGTGGGCGAGACCAACCTGCCCGCGCTCGTGGCGGCCGACGCCTCCTCGCTCTACGCGCGCAACGTGCTCGACTTCCTGAAGCTCGTGCTCCCCAAGGAGGGCGGCTTCAAGATCGACCTCGAGGACGACATCGTCGCCGCCTGCCTGATGAGCAGGGACGGCCAAGTGACCCGCAAGTAA
- a CDS encoding long-chain-fatty-acid--CoA ligase: MTDRPWLSSYPQGVPADIDASRYPSLVALMDESFSKFADRTAYSFMGKDMGYGEVDKLSRAFASYLQGMGLAKGDRVAVMMPNCLQYPIAVCGILRAGLILVNVNPLYTPRELEHQLKDSGSKAIVIMENFGSTLQQCIGATPVKHVVLSGMGDRLGLLKGALVNYVVRNVKKMVPAYSLPGAVRFNDALDKGAGRTLQKAAIGPDDVAVLQYTGGTTGVSKGAVLLHRNVIANVLQSEAWNDPVMQKVPAGEQPTSVCALPLYHIFAFTVNMMLSMRTGGKLILIPNPRDIPAVLKELSKHTFHSFPAVNTLFNGLANHPDFNTVNWKNLKVSVGGGMAVQGAVAKLWLEKTGCPICEGYGLSETSPSATCNPTTSTAYTGTIGVPLPSTYLKLLDDDGNEVAAGQPGEIAIKGPQVMAGYWQRPDETAKVMTADGYFKSGDVGVVDERGFFKIVDRKKDMILVSGFNVYPNEVEDVVAQVPGVLECAAVGIADDKTGEAVKLVIVKKNPELTEAQVREFCRANLTGYKQPRLIEFRTDLPKTPVGKILRRELRDKK, from the coding sequence ATGACAGACCGTCCCTGGCTCAGCAGCTACCCGCAAGGCGTGCCGGCCGACATCGACGCTTCGCGCTACCCGTCGCTGGTCGCGCTCATGGACGAGAGCTTCTCGAAATTCGCCGATCGGACGGCCTACAGCTTCATGGGCAAGGACATGGGCTACGGCGAGGTCGACAAGCTGAGCCGCGCCTTCGCCAGCTACCTGCAGGGCATGGGCCTGGCCAAGGGCGATCGCGTCGCGGTGATGATGCCCAACTGCCTGCAGTACCCCATCGCGGTCTGCGGCATCCTGCGCGCCGGGCTGATCCTGGTGAACGTGAACCCGCTCTACACGCCGCGCGAGCTGGAGCATCAGCTCAAGGACTCGGGCTCCAAGGCGATCGTGATCATGGAGAACTTCGGCAGCACGCTGCAGCAGTGCATCGGCGCCACACCGGTCAAGCATGTGGTGCTCAGCGGCATGGGCGACCGGCTCGGCCTGCTCAAGGGCGCGCTGGTCAACTACGTGGTGCGCAACGTCAAGAAGATGGTGCCCGCGTACAGCCTGCCCGGCGCCGTGCGCTTCAACGACGCGCTGGACAAGGGGGCGGGGCGCACGCTGCAGAAGGCGGCCATCGGGCCCGATGACGTCGCGGTGCTGCAATACACCGGCGGCACCACCGGCGTCTCGAAAGGCGCGGTGCTGCTGCATCGCAACGTGATCGCCAACGTGCTGCAGTCCGAGGCCTGGAACGACCCGGTCATGCAGAAGGTGCCGGCCGGCGAGCAGCCCACCAGCGTGTGCGCGCTGCCGCTCTATCACATCTTCGCCTTCACGGTGAACATGATGTTGTCCATGCGCACCGGCGGCAAGCTGATCCTGATCCCGAATCCGCGGGACATCCCGGCCGTGCTCAAGGAGCTGTCCAAGCACACCTTCCACAGCTTCCCGGCGGTCAACACGCTCTTCAACGGGCTGGCCAATCACCCGGACTTCAACACCGTCAACTGGAAGAACCTCAAGGTCTCCGTCGGCGGCGGCATGGCGGTGCAGGGCGCGGTCGCCAAGCTCTGGCTCGAGAAGACCGGTTGCCCGATCTGCGAGGGCTACGGCCTGTCGGAGACCTCGCCCTCGGCCACCTGCAACCCCACCACCAGCACCGCGTACACCGGCACCATCGGCGTGCCGCTGCCGAGCACCTACCTGAAGCTGCTGGACGACGACGGCAACGAAGTGGCGGCGGGACAGCCCGGCGAGATCGCGATCAAGGGCCCGCAGGTGATGGCCGGCTACTGGCAGCGCCCCGACGAGACGGCCAAGGTCATGACGGCCGACGGCTACTTCAAGTCCGGCGACGTGGGCGTGGTCGACGAGCGCGGCTTCTTCAAGATCGTCGACCGCAAGAAGGACATGATCCTGGTCTCGGGCTTCAACGTGTACCCTAACGAGGTCGAGGATGTCGTGGCGCAGGTCCCGGGCGTGCTCGAATGCGCGGCGGTGGGCATTGCCGACGACAAGACCGGCGAGGCGGTCAAGCTGGTGATCGTCAAGAAGAACCCCGAGCTCACCGAAGCCCAGGTGCGCGAGTTCTGCCGCGCCAATCTCACCGGCTACAAGCAGCCCAGGCTGATCGAGTTCCGCACCGACCTGCCGAAGACGCCGGTGGGGAAGATCCTGCGTCGCGAGCTGCGCGACAAGAAGTAG